The Enterococcus sp. 7F3_DIV0205 genome has a window encoding:
- the adhE gene encoding bifunctional acetaldehyde-CoA/alcohol dehydrogenase: MAKTMKKEDTKTTDVSAMIDELAKKANVALKEMEDFDQEKVDHIVHQMAMAALDQHMPLAKMAVEETGRGIYEDKAIKNMYASEYIWNSIKHDKTVGVINKDDQTGLIEIAEPVGVVCGVTPTTNPTSTTIFKALISIKTRNPIVFAFHPSAQKCSAEAARIVRDAAIKAGAPENCVQWIEQPSLEATSGLMNHPGIAIVLATGGAGMVKSAYSTGKPALGVGPGNVPSYIEKTAKIKRAVNDLIVSKSFDNGMICASEQAVIVDKEVYAAVKAEFEAHQVYFVKPNELQKLEDAVMNEGKYAVNPAIVGYSAEHIADLAGIKVPKGTKILIAELEGAGAEYPLSREKLSPVLAMMKAKNTDHAFDLCEAMLELGGLGHTAVIHTEDEDLQVKFGLRMKACRILVNSPSAEGGIGNIYNEMIPSLTLGCGSYGKNSVSKNVSAVNLINVKTVAKRRNNMQWFKLPPKIFFEKNSLQYLQKMENVERVMIVCDPGMVQFGYADTVRKELQKRKNDVQIEVFSAVEPNPSTNTVYAGTKVMVDFEPDTIIALGGGSAMDAAKGMWMFYEHPDTEFFGAKQKFLDIRKRTYKIDKAVKTQFVCIPTTSGTGSEVTPFAVITDSDTHVKYPLADYALTPDVAIIDPQFVMSVPASVTADTGMDVLTHAIESYVSVMASDYTRGLSLQAIKLVFEHLENSVKRPDAESREKMHNASTMAGMAFANAFLGICHSVAHKIGGEYGIPHGRTNAILLPHIIRYNAKDPSKHAMFPKYDYFRADTDYADIAKFLGLKGKNTAELVDALAKAVYDLGVSVGIDMNLKAQGVTQEILDSTVDHMAELAYEDQCTTANPKEPLISELKQIIIDAYNG; this comes from the coding sequence ATGGCTAAAACAATGAAGAAAGAAGATACCAAAACAACTGATGTATCAGCAATGATCGACGAGTTAGCAAAAAAAGCAAATGTTGCTTTAAAAGAAATGGAAGACTTCGATCAAGAAAAAGTTGACCACATTGTGCACCAAATGGCAATGGCTGCTTTAGATCAACATATGCCTTTAGCGAAAATGGCAGTTGAGGAAACTGGCCGTGGAATTTACGAAGATAAAGCAATCAAAAATATGTACGCTTCAGAATATATTTGGAACAGTATCAAACATGATAAAACAGTAGGTGTTATCAACAAAGATGACCAAACAGGATTAATCGAAATCGCTGAACCAGTGGGTGTAGTTTGTGGTGTTACACCAACAACAAACCCAACATCAACAACAATCTTTAAAGCATTGATTTCAATCAAAACACGTAACCCGATCGTCTTTGCTTTCCATCCAAGTGCGCAAAAATGTTCTGCAGAAGCTGCTCGTATCGTTCGTGATGCCGCAATCAAAGCAGGCGCTCCTGAAAACTGTGTTCAATGGATCGAACAACCTTCATTGGAAGCCACTTCAGGTTTGATGAATCATCCTGGAATCGCTATTGTTTTAGCCACTGGTGGTGCTGGCATGGTGAAATCAGCATACTCAACTGGTAAACCAGCGCTAGGTGTTGGACCAGGTAACGTTCCTTCATATATTGAAAAAACGGCAAAAATCAAACGTGCAGTCAATGACTTGATCGTTTCTAAATCATTCGATAATGGGATGATTTGTGCCTCTGAGCAAGCTGTGATCGTAGACAAAGAAGTTTATGCAGCTGTCAAAGCTGAATTTGAAGCACATCAAGTGTACTTCGTTAAACCAAATGAATTACAAAAATTAGAAGATGCTGTTATGAATGAAGGCAAATATGCAGTTAATCCAGCAATCGTTGGGTACTCAGCTGAACATATCGCTGACTTAGCAGGAATCAAAGTACCAAAAGGAACAAAAATTCTAATTGCTGAACTTGAAGGTGCAGGCGCTGAATATCCACTTTCACGTGAAAAATTATCACCTGTTTTAGCGATGATGAAAGCGAAAAATACAGATCACGCATTTGATTTATGTGAAGCAATGCTTGAATTAGGTGGGTTAGGTCATACTGCTGTGATTCATACAGAAGATGAAGATCTACAAGTGAAATTCGGTTTACGTATGAAAGCTTGCCGTATCTTGGTAAACTCTCCATCTGCTGAAGGTGGAATCGGTAATATCTATAACGAAATGATTCCTTCATTAACATTAGGTTGTGGATCTTACGGTAAAAACTCAGTCTCTAAAAACGTATCTGCTGTCAACTTGATCAATGTCAAAACTGTAGCGAAACGGAGAAATAATATGCAATGGTTTAAATTACCGCCAAAAATTTTCTTTGAAAAAAATTCATTACAATATCTACAAAAAATGGAAAATGTTGAACGTGTGATGATCGTCTGTGATCCAGGAATGGTTCAATTTGGCTATGCTGATACGGTTCGTAAAGAATTACAAAAACGTAAAAACGACGTTCAAATCGAAGTATTCTCAGCTGTAGAACCAAATCCATCTACAAACACAGTTTACGCTGGAACAAAAGTCATGGTTGATTTTGAACCAGATACAATCATCGCTTTAGGTGGGGGATCTGCAATGGACGCGGCTAAAGGCATGTGGATGTTCTATGAACACCCAGATACAGAATTCTTTGGCGCTAAACAAAAATTCTTAGATATCCGTAAACGTACGTACAAAATCGACAAAGCTGTTAAAACACAATTTGTATGTATCCCAACAACATCAGGTACAGGTTCTGAAGTAACACCATTTGCGGTTATTACAGATAGCGATACACATGTAAAATACCCATTAGCTGATTACGCCTTGACTCCAGATGTTGCGATCATCGATCCTCAATTTGTGATGTCAGTTCCAGCTTCTGTAACAGCGGATACTGGTATGGATGTATTAACACATGCAATCGAGTCTTATGTTTCAGTAATGGCTTCTGATTACACCCGTGGATTAAGTTTACAAGCAATCAAATTAGTCTTTGAACACCTAGAAAACTCAGTGAAACGTCCAGATGCTGAAAGTCGTGAAAAAATGCATAACGCATCAACAATGGCTGGTATGGCTTTTGCCAACGCATTCCTCGGAATTTGTCACTCTGTAGCGCATAAAATTGGTGGAGAATATGGAATTCCACACGGACGTACAAATGCGATTTTATTACCGCACATTATCCGTTACAATGCCAAAGATCCTTCAAAACATGCAATGTTCCCTAAATATGATTACTTCCGTGCAGACACAGATTACGCTGATATTGCGAAATTCTTAGGTCTTAAAGGAAAAAATACAGCAGAATTAGTGGATGCATTAGCGAAAGCAGTTTACGATTTAGGTGTATCTGTTGGAATCGATATGAACTTGAAAGCACAAGGTGTTACACAAGAAATTCTTGATTCTACAGTTGATCACATGGCAGAACTTGCTTATGAAGATCAATGTACAACAGCAAATCCAAAAGAACCATTGATCAGTGAATTAAAACAAATCATCATTGATGCCTATAATGGTTAA
- a CDS encoding phosphomevalonate kinase — protein MIEVSTPGKLFIAGEYAVVEPGHPAIIVAVDQFVTVTLESAENVGSIQSAQYSSLPVRWTRRNNELVLDIRENPFHYVLAAIRLTEKYAQEQHQELSFYHLKVTSELDNSNGRKYGLGSSGAVTVATVKALSLFYGLELTEEEIFKLSALAHLEVQGNGSCGDIAASCYGGWIAFSTFDHQWVNDQAQKQTLTELLQATWPKLMIQPLTVPKKLRLLIGWTGSPASTSDLVDQVNQSKEIQETAYQQFLDDSKACVETMIAGFNSENISLIQAQIRKNRKLLQQLTSITGVTIETPALKKLCNLAQTCGGAAKSSGAGGGDCGIVLFKQKSGILPLMSSWEKEGITPLPLHVYFYGKQEKNEPKR, from the coding sequence ATGATAGAAGTTTCCACACCTGGCAAATTGTTTATTGCTGGTGAATATGCGGTTGTCGAACCTGGACATCCAGCTATCATCGTGGCAGTGGATCAATTTGTGACGGTTACCTTAGAGTCAGCAGAAAATGTTGGTAGTATACAATCTGCTCAATACAGTTCCCTACCTGTACGTTGGACAAGAAGAAATAACGAGCTTGTGTTAGATATTCGTGAAAATCCTTTTCATTACGTACTAGCAGCTATTCGTTTGACGGAAAAATATGCCCAAGAACAACATCAAGAACTATCTTTTTATCATTTAAAAGTAACAAGTGAACTGGATAACTCAAATGGTCGAAAATACGGTTTAGGATCTAGCGGAGCTGTGACTGTGGCGACCGTCAAAGCGTTAAGTCTCTTTTATGGTTTAGAATTAACTGAAGAAGAAATTTTTAAGCTTTCTGCACTGGCTCACTTAGAAGTGCAAGGAAACGGTTCTTGTGGAGATATCGCAGCTAGTTGTTACGGCGGCTGGATCGCCTTTTCAACCTTTGACCACCAATGGGTCAACGACCAAGCTCAAAAACAAACATTGACTGAACTACTTCAAGCAACATGGCCCAAGTTAATGATCCAACCACTGACTGTTCCTAAAAAATTACGTCTATTGATTGGCTGGACAGGAAGCCCTGCCTCTACCTCTGATTTAGTAGATCAAGTCAATCAATCAAAAGAAATACAAGAAACGGCCTATCAACAATTTCTGGATGATAGCAAAGCTTGCGTTGAAACAATGATCGCAGGCTTCAACTCAGAAAATATCTCTTTGATTCAAGCACAAATACGTAAGAATCGGAAATTACTCCAACAATTAACATCGATCACAGGGGTGACGATCGAAACTCCTGCTCTAAAAAAATTATGTAATTTAGCCCAAACTTGCGGTGGTGCTGCGAAATCATCTGGTGCAGGTGGTGGCGATTGCGGAATCGTCTTATTCAAACAAAAATCTGGTATTTTGCCTCTAATGAGCTCTTGGGAAAAAGAAGGCATCACGCCTTTACCATTACATGTATATTTTTACGGAAAGCAGGAAAAAAATGAACCGAAAAGATGA
- a CDS encoding NUDIX domain-containing protein: MKSFGERNNELAYSRRVGAYAVILNQNGEYLVVQSSDGDLFLIGGGIEQGEDSIDALRREAVEEIGFSLNVGEFIGKAEKHWVSPQYSALSQHNIGYFYVCTLADRITVPLEKEPMRWVSLEVVEEKLFHEHHLYMLKKTLY, translated from the coding sequence GTGAAGTCTTTTGGGGAAAGAAATAATGAATTAGCATATAGCCGTCGTGTGGGGGCTTACGCAGTAATTCTAAATCAAAACGGAGAATATTTAGTCGTTCAATCTTCTGATGGAGACTTATTTTTGATCGGTGGAGGGATTGAACAAGGTGAAGATTCTATTGATGCTTTGAGGAGAGAAGCTGTTGAAGAAATAGGCTTTAGCCTAAATGTAGGTGAGTTTATTGGAAAAGCTGAAAAGCATTGGGTTTCTCCGCAATATTCTGCTTTATCGCAACATAACATCGGCTATTTTTATGTTTGCACATTGGCTGATAGGATTACAGTTCCACTGGAAAAAGAACCGATGCGTTGGGTGTCTTTGGAAGTTGTAGAGGAAAAACTATTTCACGAACACCATCTATACATGTTAAAGAAAACATTGTATTAA
- a CDS encoding post-transcriptional regulator has product MPACWNFFFLTYQENIHRSFFRKKGRAIEKLSWHQKFLLKKELKTKCRSFQQLGYSSVNETELMNYLVSYRWKKQSPTSIKECKEDILHIEPNEFFDYQQLLAQTSSLKIKDWHDLTDLF; this is encoded by the coding sequence ATTCCAGCTTGCTGGAATTTTTTCTTTCTAACCTATCAGGAAAATATACATAGATCATTCTTCAGAAAGAAGGGGAGAGCCATCGAAAAGCTGTCGTGGCATCAAAAGTTCTTATTAAAAAAAGAATTAAAAACGAAGTGCCGATCTTTTCAGCAACTGGGATATTCATCTGTTAACGAGACGGAATTGATGAATTATCTTGTTTCTTATCGTTGGAAAAAGCAATCTCCAACATCGATCAAGGAATGCAAGGAAGATATTCTACATATTGAACCAAATGAATTTTTTGATTATCAACAATTACTTGCACAAACAAGTAGTTTAAAGATCAAAGATTGGCATGATTTAACGGACCTATTCTAA
- a CDS encoding GNAT family N-acetyltransferase, whose product MSERAIMCKKVEKQEIVTISACNFLNCPENKFELNQYFAQHFLEAFKGTIDDEGETLTDWLIEVKEAFQGKYGPIMEEHSFYIKEEGKIIASTVVALFRGIPLVIYAAVDPRDRGRGLGKNLLRKMLDSFCDSMYQEVYLVVTPGNMPAEIIYEQLGFEVVGTNWDELLGPA is encoded by the coding sequence ATGAGTGAACGAGCGATTATGTGTAAAAAAGTTGAGAAGCAAGAAATAGTCACTATTTCAGCCTGTAACTTCTTAAATTGTCCTGAGAATAAGTTTGAATTGAATCAATATTTTGCTCAACACTTTTTAGAAGCATTTAAAGGAACGATCGATGATGAAGGGGAGACTTTGACCGATTGGTTAATTGAGGTTAAAGAAGCTTTTCAAGGAAAATATGGACCAATTATGGAAGAGCATTCATTTTATATTAAAGAAGAAGGAAAAATTATTGCCAGTACAGTTGTTGCGTTGTTTCGAGGTATTCCTTTAGTTATCTATGCTGCGGTTGATCCTAGGGACAGAGGACGAGGGCTTGGGAAAAATTTGTTAAGGAAAATGTTAGACTCTTTTTGTGATTCAATGTATCAAGAAGTCTACTTGGTCGTAACACCAGGCAATATGCCAGCAGAAATAATATATGAGCAGTTAGGATTTGAGGTAGTCGGAACAAATTGGGATGAACTCTTAGGACCGGCATGA
- the mvaD gene encoding diphosphomevalonate decarboxylase codes for MYAGKARAYTNIALIKYWGKKDEQLILPMNSSLSLTLDAFYTETTVHFDESYTEDTFCLDGEKQDPKQTAKISNFLDLVRKQQNLSLFAKVDSQNFVPTAAGLASSASGLAALAGACSQALNLQLTETELSRLARRGSGSACRSIFGGFAEWQKGDSDQTSFAQTIPSNNWEDDLAMLFVLVDDGIKDISSRDGMKRTVETSSFYSGWLENVEPDLADAKQAIREKDFTKLGEITEANGLRMHGTTLAAVPPFTYWSPESLNVMQLVRAARKQGLPCYFTMDAGPNVKILVEKKNLTALKNFLADHFSEEKLITAYAGPGITLMPVERSEEL; via the coding sequence ATGTACGCTGGAAAAGCTCGAGCCTATACAAACATTGCGCTAATTAAATACTGGGGCAAAAAAGATGAACAACTAATACTCCCTATGAATAGCAGTCTTTCTTTAACATTAGATGCCTTTTATACTGAAACGACTGTCCATTTTGATGAAAGCTACACTGAAGATACGTTCTGTTTAGATGGAGAAAAACAAGATCCTAAACAAACAGCAAAAATTTCTAACTTTTTAGATCTTGTTCGCAAACAGCAAAATCTATCTCTATTCGCCAAAGTCGATAGTCAAAACTTTGTCCCTACGGCAGCAGGTCTTGCTTCTTCTGCAAGCGGTTTGGCTGCTTTGGCTGGTGCTTGTAGTCAAGCATTAAATTTACAGTTGACTGAAACTGAGCTATCACGCTTAGCTCGCCGCGGTTCAGGTTCTGCCTGCCGTAGTATTTTCGGCGGATTTGCTGAATGGCAAAAAGGCGACTCTGATCAAACTTCTTTTGCCCAAACGATTCCTTCCAATAATTGGGAAGATGATTTAGCCATGTTATTCGTGTTAGTGGATGATGGTATAAAAGATATTTCGAGTCGAGACGGCATGAAGAGAACTGTTGAAACCTCCAGTTTTTATTCCGGTTGGTTAGAAAATGTCGAACCTGATTTAGCAGATGCTAAACAAGCCATCAGAGAGAAAGATTTTACTAAACTTGGAGAAATCACTGAGGCAAACGGATTACGTATGCATGGTACAACACTTGCTGCAGTTCCTCCATTCACTTACTGGTCACCTGAAAGCTTGAACGTTATGCAATTAGTACGTGCGGCACGAAAACAAGGTCTGCCTTGTTACTTTACAATGGATGCTGGACCGAATGTTAAAATTTTAGTCGAAAAGAAAAATCTGACTGCTTTAAAGAATTTTTTAGCGGATCATTTCTCTGAAGAAAAGCTGATTACAGCGTACGCAGGTCCAGGAATTACCTTGATGCCTGTAGAAAGGTCGGAAGAATTATGA
- the fni gene encoding type 2 isopentenyl-diphosphate Delta-isomerase, which yields MNRKDEHISLAKAFHKEKVNDFDQIRFVHHSFSEIAMDDVDISTSFLDFSLKQPFYINAMTGGSERAKDINQQLGIIARETGVMVATGSVNAALKEPDLADTYQIMRKENPDGVILANIGAGLSLEEAKRAVDLFHADGLQIHVNVPQELVMPEGDRNFHGWLDNIEDIVSHLAVPVIVKEVGFGMSSETIEQLILRGVKAVDVSGQGGTSFTQIENARRKKRELGFLTDWGQSTVLSLLESSNWQRDLTILASGGVRQSLDIVKALSLGAKSVGVAGTILNQLMTNSVDETIELVQQWENELKMMYTLLGKKTTTELATTDIIFSSEIIHWCESRGIAYQPFAKRSK from the coding sequence ATGAACCGAAAAGATGAGCATATCTCTTTGGCGAAAGCCTTTCATAAAGAAAAGGTGAATGACTTTGATCAAATTCGTTTTGTCCATCACTCATTTTCGGAAATAGCAATGGATGACGTCGATATTTCAACGTCTTTTCTTGATTTTTCCTTAAAGCAACCCTTTTATATCAATGCGATGACAGGTGGTAGTGAACGAGCGAAAGACATCAATCAACAGTTAGGAATTATCGCTAGAGAAACTGGTGTGATGGTAGCGACAGGTTCAGTCAATGCGGCATTAAAAGAGCCCGACCTAGCAGATACGTATCAAATCATGCGCAAAGAAAATCCTGATGGCGTGATTTTAGCTAACATCGGCGCAGGACTTTCTTTAGAAGAAGCCAAAAGAGCTGTTGATCTTTTTCATGCTGATGGATTGCAAATCCATGTAAATGTTCCGCAAGAGTTAGTAATGCCTGAAGGGGATCGAAATTTTCATGGTTGGCTAGATAATATTGAAGATATTGTTTCCCATCTGGCTGTTCCAGTTATTGTAAAAGAAGTTGGATTTGGCATGAGTAGTGAAACGATTGAACAATTAATCTTGCGTGGTGTAAAAGCGGTCGATGTCAGCGGTCAAGGTGGAACTAGCTTTACACAAATCGAAAATGCACGTCGCAAAAAACGAGAGTTAGGCTTTTTAACTGATTGGGGACAATCCACTGTTCTTTCACTTTTAGAATCATCGAATTGGCAACGTGACTTAACTATTTTAGCCTCTGGCGGTGTTCGTCAGTCGTTGGATATTGTCAAAGCACTTAGTTTAGGTGCTAAAAGTGTTGGTGTTGCAGGAACCATTTTAAATCAACTGATGACAAACAGTGTAGATGAAACAATCGAACTTGTTCAACAATGGGAAAATGAGCTTAAAATGATGTATACATTGCTTGGGAAGAAAACAACTACTGAACTGGCAACAACAGATATTATTTTTTCTAGCGAGATCATTCATTGGTGCGAAAGTCGCGGAATTGCTTATCAGCCGTTTGCTAAGAGAAGTAAATAA
- the yajC gene encoding preprotein translocase subunit YajC, producing MGGGLSFILPLILLAGMMFFMTRSQKKQQNERQTLLDAMKVGDEVVTIGGLHGVISEIDTDKRTVLIDCEGIILEFDRAAIKTVKPGTIVTNDSDVTVVETKETVVEEPTTTSENDETKE from the coding sequence ATGGGCGGAGGACTTTCGTTTATTTTACCATTAATTCTTTTAGCAGGAATGATGTTTTTTATGACACGTTCGCAAAAGAAACAACAAAATGAACGTCAAACACTTTTAGATGCAATGAAAGTGGGCGATGAAGTTGTAACGATTGGCGGATTACATGGTGTAATTTCTGAAATCGACACTGACAAGAGAACTGTATTGATCGATTGTGAAGGAATTATCCTTGAATTTGATCGTGCAGCAATCAAAACAGTAAAACCAGGTACTATTGTTACAAATGATAGTGACGTAACGGTTGTTGAAACGAAAGAAACAGTTGTTGAAGAACCAACAACAACTTCTGAAAACGACGAAACGAAAGAATAA
- a CDS encoding VOC family protein, whose protein sequence is MSKFSPCLWFDGKVEEAAEFYVNAFEQGKINKVDYYVDSEHQPKGSVLTITLTLAGQEVILLNGGPEFNFTPAISFFVECETEAQIDKLWETLSHNGEVLMEFGSYPFSKKYGWLKDQYGVSWQLVLSETPQSIAPSFLFVGEQFGKAEEAMNQWIEIFGEGQVEYVQKNPDGTVAQALFTMHGQPFRVMDSGEAHDFTFTMATSFYVYCKDQAEIDRLWDAVTAKGKEWPCGWMEDEYGVCWQTVTKDMDKLFDNSDPDRAYRVMQELYKMKRIDIAALRKAYEG, encoded by the coding sequence ATGTCCAAATTTTCTCCATGTTTATGGTTTGACGGAAAAGTAGAAGAAGCTGCTGAGTTTTATGTGAACGCATTTGAGCAAGGAAAAATCAATAAAGTTGACTATTATGTAGATAGCGAACATCAACCGAAAGGGTCAGTTCTGACAATCACATTGACACTTGCAGGGCAGGAAGTGATTTTGCTGAATGGTGGTCCTGAATTTAATTTTACACCTGCAATTTCATTTTTTGTAGAATGTGAGACGGAAGCGCAAATCGACAAGTTGTGGGAAACATTAAGTCATAATGGTGAAGTTTTGATGGAATTTGGGTCTTATCCTTTCAGCAAGAAATATGGGTGGTTAAAAGACCAGTATGGTGTTTCGTGGCAACTAGTCTTATCTGAAACACCGCAATCTATCGCACCGAGTTTCTTGTTCGTTGGAGAGCAGTTTGGAAAAGCAGAAGAGGCAATGAACCAATGGATCGAGATTTTCGGTGAAGGTCAGGTAGAATATGTCCAAAAAAATCCAGATGGAACTGTTGCACAAGCTCTATTTACAATGCATGGACAGCCATTTCGGGTGATGGATAGTGGCGAGGCACATGATTTTACCTTTACGATGGCTACTTCGTTTTATGTTTATTGTAAAGACCAAGCAGAGATCGATCGCTTATGGGATGCGGTCACTGCTAAAGGAAAAGAATGGCCCTGCGGTTGGATGGAAGATGAATATGGCGTGTGTTGGCAAACTGTTACAAAGGATATGGATAAATTATTCGATAATTCTGATCCTGATAGGGCCTATCGTGTGATGCAGGAATTGTATAAAATGAAACGGATTGATATAGCGGCATTGAGAAAAGCGTATGAAGGGTAA
- a CDS encoding GNAT family N-acetyltransferase, with translation MTIREAKLEDAEGINQLNTYPLNHDFPLEETRNQLNYLLSSPVNKVFVKIIDGKVVGYIQLSEYVCTYGPKLMNVMALVVDERIHGQGIGKSLLNHAEQWAKEARAKGVRLNSGVERTEAHRFYEHQGYIRVKNQVNFRKLFD, from the coding sequence ATGACCATCAGAGAAGCCAAGTTAGAAGATGCAGAAGGAATCAATCAATTAAATACCTATCCATTGAATCACGACTTTCCATTAGAAGAGACTAGAAATCAGTTGAACTATCTATTATCTTCACCAGTGAATAAAGTATTTGTAAAAATCATTGATGGAAAAGTAGTTGGCTATATCCAACTAAGTGAATACGTCTGTACTTATGGACCGAAGTTGATGAATGTCATGGCTTTAGTGGTAGACGAAAGAATACATGGTCAAGGTATAGGGAAATCTTTGCTCAATCACGCCGAGCAATGGGCAAAAGAAGCAAGGGCAAAAGGCGTTCGACTAAATTCAGGTGTAGAAAGAACTGAAGCGCACAGATTTTATGAACATCAAGGCTATATAAGAGTGAAGAATCAAGTGAATTTTAGAAAATTATTTGATTGA
- a CDS encoding RtcB family protein — protein sequence MLTINGKYNEAQVYTDMLDDSTIGQIMSLCNQEFAKESQIKIMPDTHSGSGCVIGTTMTITNKVVPNLVGVDIGCGLHVVKLKKSIKTNFDKLDRIIRTRIPSGSQSHDKSQHEFELGNIHAPIHKGWALRSLGTLGGGNHFIEINEGTDGLYLVIHSGSRILGKEIAEYHQEIAYQALAQQRKTLKIAATRAKENGETEQVKALQAAREAVKIPYELSYVTADNLTRYLEDMKIAQEYAAMNRKIMADTILKGMKWKKAVIESFDCPHNYIDLENNLLRKGAVSAKLGEKIIVPLNMKDGSILATGKGNQDWNQSGPHGAGRLLSRSQAKAKISLESYQHAMKHVWTTSVSKKTIDEAPKAYKPMKQLIEDVKDTMEIQEVIRPLYNFKG from the coding sequence ATGTTAACAATCAACGGAAAATATAACGAAGCACAAGTATATACAGACATGTTAGATGATAGTACGATCGGACAAATCATGTCTTTATGTAATCAAGAATTTGCTAAAGAAAGTCAGATCAAAATCATGCCGGATACTCACAGCGGATCAGGATGTGTAATTGGCACAACTATGACGATCACTAACAAGGTAGTACCTAATTTAGTGGGTGTAGATATCGGCTGTGGGTTACACGTGGTGAAACTAAAAAAATCGATCAAAACAAATTTTGATAAATTAGATCGAATCATTCGTACAAGAATTCCTAGTGGGTCTCAGTCACATGATAAAAGCCAACATGAATTTGAACTAGGCAACATTCATGCACCTATTCATAAAGGGTGGGCATTAAGAAGTTTAGGTACACTTGGTGGAGGCAATCATTTTATCGAAATCAATGAAGGAACAGACGGTCTGTATTTAGTGATTCATAGCGGCAGCCGCATTTTAGGCAAAGAGATTGCTGAGTACCATCAAGAAATAGCGTATCAAGCGTTAGCTCAACAAAGAAAAACATTAAAAATAGCTGCAACACGCGCCAAAGAAAACGGAGAGACAGAACAAGTAAAAGCGTTACAAGCAGCACGAGAAGCAGTGAAAATTCCTTATGAGCTATCCTATGTAACGGCGGATAATCTGACTAGATACCTAGAAGATATGAAAATCGCTCAAGAATATGCAGCTATGAATCGCAAAATCATGGCTGACACGATACTTAAAGGAATGAAGTGGAAAAAGGCTGTCATAGAATCATTCGATTGTCCTCATAATTATATTGATTTAGAGAATAATCTTTTAAGAAAAGGGGCAGTTTCAGCTAAACTTGGTGAAAAAATCATTGTACCTTTAAATATGAAAGATGGTAGTATTCTAGCAACAGGCAAAGGAAATCAAGATTGGAATCAATCGGGTCCTCATGGTGCTGGAAGATTACTCAGTCGCTCCCAAGCGAAAGCAAAAATCAGTCTTGAAAGTTATCAACATGCCATGAAACATGTTTGGACGACTTCGGTTTCAAAGAAAACGATTGATGAAGCACCAAAAGCATATAAACCAATGAAACAATTAATAGAAGATGTAAAAGATACGATGGAAATTCAAGAAGTGATTCGTCCGCTGTATAATTTTAAAGGCTAA